DNA sequence from the Spartobacteria bacterium genome:
TCGATCCGCGCCAACAGCGTCTCGATATCAGACTTGGTTTTCCTCGCGGGAGCATGTTCACGTGCCCCGAATGCGGCCAAATGGGCCTCAAGGCGCACGACACCGTTGAAAAGACATGGCGTCATCTGAACTTTTTCCAGCATGAAGCCTACCTTTCGGCAAAAGTCCCTCGGGTCAGGTGCAACAAATGTGGAGTCAAACTCCTGCCGGTTCCGTGGGCTCGGCCAGGAAGCGGCTTTACCCTGCTGTTCGAGGCCATGATCATGACCCTTGTCAAAGCCATGCCGGTCAAGACAGTCGCCGCCTATGTTGGCGAGCATGATACGCGTTTGTGGCGCATCCTGCATCATTACGTAGGGCTGGCTCGTGAGCGGGCCGACTTTTCGAACATCACGCGGTTCGGTGTCGATGAAACCGCCAGCAAGCGTGGCCACAACTATGTGAGCTTGTTCGTGGATCTAAAAGAGCGCACCGTCCTCTTCGCCACCGAGGGCAAGGACTCCTCAACTGTCGAGCGCTTCAAGCAGGATTTTTCGGCGCACGGCGGGTGCTCAGACCGTATTGAGGAAGCCTGCTGCGACATGTCCCAAGCGTTCATTTCCGGAATCCGGGAACACTTCCCCCAAGCTCAGATCACATTCGACAAATTTCACATCATGAAAATTATCAACGAGGCTGTGGACGAGGTCCGTCGCGCCGAACAGAAAGATCGTCCGGAACTTTCCAAAAGTCGCCATGTCTGGCTTAAAAATCC
Encoded proteins:
- a CDS encoding ISL3 family transposase produces the protein MRDTDLFQLALGLTSPWEVISCEFDPRQQRLDIRLGFPRGSMFTCPECGQMGLKAHDTVEKTWRHLNFFQHEAYLSAKVPRVRCNKCGVKLLPVPWARPGSGFTLLFEAMIMTLVKAMPVKTVAAYVGEHDTRLWRILHHYVGLARERADFSNITRFGVDETASKRGHNYVSLFVDLKERTVLFATEGKDSSTVERFKQDFSAHGGCSDRIEEACCDMSQAFISGIREHFPQAQITFDKFHIMKIINEAVDEVRRAEQKDRPELSKSRHVWLKNPENLKASQAERLKELTLPKLNLKTTRAYHLKLNFQELFAQPAEQAEAFLKKWYFWATHSRLEPMKKAAATIKRHWSGILRWFTSGINNGILEGLNSLIQSAKSKARGYRSTRNLIAMIYLVGGRLQFALPT